A portion of the Caenorhabditis elegans chromosome III genome contains these proteins:
- the C23G10.10 gene encoding uncharacterized protein (Confirmed by transcript evidence), whose product MPHFTSVTLLIIMLSNAFSFFHGLDGNKHNWEVVQKCLTTVIITNLFNVVICFYYSLKLNDKNPDSEAYVRDKLIHWHEAFITFAMFSIAQAEARYFDAVQVLEKTNAEYGSRYPKRFKRFSIKHESEEEKSDLDGDKGKQKSYN is encoded by the exons ATGCCTCACTTCACTTCTGTAACTCTTCTAATTATTATGTTATCAAATGCATTCTCTTTCTTTCATGGTCTTGATGGAAATAAACATAATTGGGAGGTTGTGCAAAAGTGTTTG ACGACCGTAATCATCACCAACCTATTTAATGTGGTCATCTGTTTTTACTACTCTCTCAAGCTTAATGACAAGAATCCGGACAGCGAAGCTTACGTTCGGGATAAACTGATTCATTGGCATGAAGCATTCA TAACATTCGCCATGTTTAGTATTGCTCAAGCTGAGGCAAGATACTTTGATGCAGTTCAGGTGCTTGAGAAGACCAACGCAGAATATGGTTCTCGTTATCCGAAGAGattcaaaagattttcaattaagCATGAGAGCGAGGAAGAGAAAAGTGATTTGGATGGAGATAAAGGGAAACAAAAATCCTATAATTGA
- the C23G10.11 gene encoding Neuropeptide-Like Protein (Partially confirmed by transcript evidence): MNLNILAVLLILVVILSECEASTLRDMFTKNIKKRQETTGGMQAAYSKLLPPQVSEWFLRRHF; this comes from the exons atgaacttGAATATTCTAGCCGTCCTACTCATCTTGGTTGTCATTTTGTCAG aATGCGAAGCTAGCACACTCCGTGATATGTTCactaaaaacatcaaaaagcgTCAGGAAACCACTGGTGGAATGCAAGCTGCTTACTCGAAGCTTCTCCCTCCACAAGTTTCCGAATGGTTTTTGAGAAGACACTTCTAA
- the C23G10.1 gene encoding Serine/threonine-protein phosphatase C23G10.1 (Confirmed by transcript evidence), producing the protein MSKKPRVPEVAEMSAVSDNDVIKEKGARDKMFQKQSDESNKMFAEHFIKTLLACKGMTKIRTMDIFRLIHICKKIFTVQKSMVEIDGPVRICGDLHGQYPDLIRLFAQGGFPPDSNYLFLGDYVDRGSFNLEVILLCLAYKARYPNNFMMLRGNHEVIHINEKYGFKDEVFNRKGEYHDELYPEFNEMMDMMPLVALVGGRILCMHGGLSQHIKSLDDLRNLRRPFHSEDECLENDIMWSDPAKVSGWTANPRGASVQFGENEVKEMCKLLDIDLIVRGHQVVQDGYEFFAGKKLVTVFSAPHYMQSFTNSAAVCKVSAGLEVSFEVLKPEDIRVEEIKCSAESSCASDMQQ; encoded by the exons ATGTCGAAGAAACCGAGAGTCCCAGAAGTCGCCGAG ATGAGTGCTGTTTCTGACAACGATGTAATCAAGGAAAAAGGAGCACGTGATAAGATGTTCCAGAAACAAAGTGATGAATCTAATA aaatgtttgctgaacattttattaaaacCCTGCTTGCCTGCAAAGGAATGACTAAGATTCGAACCATGGACATTTTTAGATTGATTC ACATTTGCAAAAAGATCTTCACAGTTCAGAAAAGTATGGTTGAGATTGACGGTCCTGTTCGCATCTGTGGGGATCTTCACGGTCAATATCCCGATTTGATTCGTCTTTTTGCGCAG GGTGGTTTCCCACCAGACTCCAATTATCTTTTCCTTGGAGATTACGTTGATCGTGGGTCATTTAATCTGGAAGTGATCCTACTTTGCTTGGCGTATAAAGCCCGTTACCCCAATAATTTCATGATGCTACGTGGAAATCACGAAGTTATTCATATTAATGAGAAATATGGGTTCAAGGATGaggtttttaatcgaaaagGGGAATATCACGACGAACTATATCCCGAATTTAAT GAAATGATGGATATGATGCCGCTGGTTGCATTGGTTGGTGGAAGGATTCTTTGCATGCATGGAGGACTGTCACAGCACATCAAGTCACTGGATGATCTCAGAAATTTGAGACG tcCGTTCCATTCGGAAGACGAGTGCCTCGAAAATGACATCATGTGGTCGGATCCGGCAAAAGTGTCAGGCTGGACTGCCAATCCACGTGGCGCAAGTGTTCAGTTTGGTGAGAACGAGGTGAAGGAGATGTGCAAGCTTCTGGACATTGATTTGATTGTTCGTGGACATCAAGTTGTACAGGACGGATATGAGTTTTTTGCAGGAAAGAAACTTGTG acCGTCTTCTCCGCTCCTCATTACATGCAATCGTTCACTAACAGCGCAGCGGTCTGCAAGGTTTCTGCTGGACTAGAAGTCTCATTTGAAGTGCTGAAACCGGAGGACATTAGGGTGGAGGAGATTAAATGCAGTGCAGAATCTTCTTGTGCATCCGATATGCAACAATGA